The DNA region CCTCTCGTAGAGGACGTCGAGACAGGCGTCGCAGAGCGCCTGGAGGCTCGACACCTCCCGCTCCGCCGGCAGGCCCGCGGCCGCGTAGGCCAGGGGCAATTCCGTGCAGGCCGTCACGATCGGCATGTCCTTCTCGCGCCACAGCTCCTCCGCAACCCCATGCATCAGACCGGCCGCCTCCGCCGTCTCCCCGGCCTTCACCAAGCACAGGCACCGCTGCACCCGGCCCTGCTGTTCCTCCGACGGGTGCAGAAACCGATACCCCCTCCGCTCCGCACAGGCCGGATAGATTCCGCAGGCCCGCGTCCCCGTTGTGGACAGAAGCCACGCCCCCCGCGGACTGCGGCGCCGCGCGGCGTCCAGGGTGGCCTCCACGATGTGGACCAGAGGCACGGACAGATCGGCCCGAAGGCGGTCGATGAAGTGATGGGCCGTGTTGCAGGGGACGACTAGCAAATCCGCCCCCCACTCGGCCAGGCGCAGCAGGTCCCGGCGCATCGCGGGCAGAGGATCGGGGCCGGCGCCCAGAATCCCGGCGGTTCGGTCCGGGATGTCGGGGTCCGAGAGCATCATAAGATACGGATGCTCAGCGTCGTTCCGAGCCGGGGCCCCGGCCGCCAGAAGCCTCAGAAACTCGGCCGCCGCCGCAGGCCCCATCCCACCCAGGATCCCCAGCTTTTTTTCTGGCTTGGAGAGCAATTCTGTCAAAACTCCTTCCTGACGTTCCTAAGGAAACGCTGATTCAATCTTTATAAAATATGCGTTTTTGTTTCAATCAGTGCTTCCCTAAAGTGCTTTTATGAACTCCCTGGCCTTCAAAAGTTCCTTGTCCGTCGGGTGTTTTCTCCCGATCCCGCCGAAGAGCCCGAATGGCCCCCAGGTGTCGTACCCCCTGCAGGCGTATCGTCCGACGTAGGTTCCGGCCTTCTCCCTTAGGATGCGCTCGACGGAGACGGCGTAGTTCTTGAAGTCGATCCCCGCCGTGTAGACGATGAACGTCCTCTGATGCGCATCGAGCTCGATGTCCTTCGCCAGCTGGACGATGGCGGGGCTCAACGACTGGAAGTACACGCCCGACGCAAACCCGATGACGTCGTATCTCGAGAAATCCACATCCTTCGCCCGGTCCGCGGGATACAGATCGCAGGCCCGTTCCTCCGCCATCGCCTCCACAACTTTTTTCGTGTTGCCATGATGGGTCGAGACATACACGATTGCGATTTTCGCTTCCATACGACTTTGCCCCTTTCCTCGACTGCCCCACCAGCCCCCGTCAATGCCCCAGCAGGCGGCGTCCGTTGATCCGGAAGTAGAGTGAGGCCAGGAGGAACGCCACCGTATCGGTGATGGGAAAGGCACACCACGCGCCCTTCAACCCGAAGAGGCCCGACAGGCTCCAGACCAGCGGGATGATCAACAAAAACTGGCGCAGCACGGAGAAGCAAAGCGAGGGGACCCCCCGCCCGATCCCCTGGTAGAACCCTGAGAAGAGGATCTGGAAACCGGCGAACACGATGCCGAACGCGATGAACCGAGCGCCCGTGACACCCTGGGCAATCAGCTCCGGGTCGTCGGAGAAGATGGCGAAGAGCCGGTCGGGAAACAGGAGCAGGACGCAGGAGCCCAGACAGCATATAGCCGTCGCGGTCAGGGCCGACAGCTTGAGGGCCTGCCACACGCGCCTGAGGTCCCCGGCCCCCCAGTTGTAGCCGACGATGGGCACCATCCCCTGGTTCATCCCGAGGATCGGCATCACGATCAGGGAGTTGGTGCGCTGGATGATGCCGTAAGCCGCCATCCCCGCGTCCCCTCCGTACCGCGCGAAGGTGTTGTTCAGGAACCCGATCGTGAGGGCGATTCCGATCTGGTTGAAGAAGGCGGACATCCCCACCCGGACGATCTCGGCCAGGAGCCGGAGTTGGGGCCGGAGACAATCCGCCCTCAGCCTCAGCACGCTCTTCCCGGAGAGGTAATACCAGGCGAGCCAGACCGCCCCCAGCGTCTGGCTGATGGCGGTGGCCCAGGCCGCCCCCACCACGCCCATCCCCAGGTTGAAGATGAGGAGCGCGTCCAGAAATACGTTCATCAGCCCCGATATCAGCATGGTGACCATGGCGAGCCGGGCATTGCCCTCTCCCCTCGCCGCGTTGTTGCTGACGATGGAATAGGAGAAGGCGGGGATCGAGATGCCCACGATGCGGACGTAGGCAATGGAGTCGCGAACGATGGACTCCGAGGCCCCGAGGACGCGCACCAGCGGTTCCGCGAGGAGGACGATGACCCCTGCCATAATCGCCCCCAGGATCAGCGAGACCGACGTGATCGTCCCCAGCGCGCGTTCCGCACGGTCGACGTCGCGCGCGCCCAGGCTCCTCGATATCAGGGACACCCCGCCCGAGCCCATCAGCAGGGCGAAGGCCATGACCACGATCTGGATGGGAAAGGCGGAGAAGACGGCCGCGATGCCATGAGGCCCGACGCTGCGCCCGACGAAAAAAGCGTCCACGACGTTGTAGAGGGACTGGACCATCATCCCCACCACGGAGGGCGTCGACAGACGCAGAAGAAGTTTCCCCATAGGTTCGTGCCCGAGCGCCTCGACGTCCCGCATCATCCCACCCCTTGTCCTTCGTACCCGGTTTCCCCTTATTTTACAATACGGTCGGGCATCGGGACGCGTCACTCGGAAGGGCCTTCCGCCCCCCTCCCGGCCCTGGCCGAGTTCAGGACGGCCAGCAGTGCTACCCCGACGTCGGCGAAGATGGCCTCCCACAGTCCGATGGAGCCGATGAACCCCAGGACGAGAAAGAGGAGCTTGGCGCCCAGCGCACCCGCGATGTTCTGTCTCACGATACTGCGCGTCCGCCGCGCGATCTCCGCCAGCTCTGCCACGCGCGAGGGCGCGTCGTTGAGGAGCACAACGTCCGCCGCCTCGATGGCGACGTCGGAGCCCAGGGCCCCCATGGCGATCCCCACATGTGACGAGGCCAGAAGCGGGGCGTCGTTCACCCCGTCCCCCACGAAGGCGGCCGGCCGGCCCTCCGTCAGCTCCCGGAAGGCCTCCACCTTCATCTCGGGCAGGAGCTCGGCGCGAAAGTCGTCCATCCCCAGTTTTTCTGCCACACGCTCCGCGGTGTCCCTGCGGTCCCCCGTCAGCATGTAGCTTCGGATCCCCCTGTCGCGCAGCTCTTTGATGGTCCGGTGGGCGTCGGACCGTATGACGTCCGAGACCTCGACCGTTCCCAGAAAGCGTTTGCCCTGCCCCACATAGATCAGGGTGCCCGAAGAGTCGTCCCGTGCCTCGAGGGCGTCCACCCCATTTTCCCGGAGCCACTCGGCCCTGCCCGCGTAGAACGTCTCGCCGTTCCGGAGGGCGCGCACACCCTTGCCCGCGGCCTCCGTGGCCTCGATACCCCTGGGGTTGACCGTCCCGAAGGCCTCGCGGACGGAGCGGGCCAGGGGATGCCCTGACAGGGCCTCGGCGACGCGGGCCCCCTCCCGGAGCTCCTCCTCCGCCACCCCCTTCGCGGGGCGGACGACCGTGACCTTGAACACCCCCTCCGTCAGCGTGCCGGTTTTGTCGAAGGCCACGGCGGCGATGCCGCTCATCGCGTCAAGGACGCTCCCGCCCTTGACCAGGATGCCCCGCCTCGAAGCGGCCCCGATGCCGCCGAAGTACCCCAGCGGCACGGAGATGACCAGGGCGCAGGGGCAGGAGACCATCAGCACCACGAGGGAGCGATAGAACCACTCCCGCCACCCTCCTTCCAGGACGAGGGGCGGAACCAGAAGCGTCAGCAGGGCGACCCCAAAGATTGCGGGGGTGTACCAGGCCGCAAAGCGCGTGATGAACCGCTCCACGGGGGACTTGTTCGCCGCGGCGCGCTCCACCATATCCAGCACGCGGGCGATCTCCGAGGACTCGAAGGGGCCGGACGCCTCCAGGACCAGCGAGCCGTCCAGGCATACCGTCCCGCCGTAGACCCTCGAGCCGACGACGGTGCGCACGGGGACCGACTCACCCGTGATAGGGGCGGTGTCGACCTGGGACTCCCCGGAGACGACCGTGCCGTCCACCGGAATTTTCTCCCCCGGCCGTACCACCACCCTCATACCCGTCGTCACGGCCTCCGGGGCGAGGTCCTCGACGTCGTCTCCATCCAGAACGTGGGCCACCTTGGGCTTCTCGGCGAGCAGGGCCCGGACGGACCGGCGCGAACGGCCCGCCGCCCGTCCCTGGAGCCACTCCCCAAGCTGATAGAGGACCATGACAGCCAGGGCCTCCGGCAGTTCCCCCAGGCCGATGGCCGCCAGGGACGCCCCACCCATGAGGGTGAACTCGTTGAAGAAGCGCCCTCTGCGCAGGCTGCTCCACCCGTGATACAGCACCGGCATCCCACAGAGCAGCCAGGGGACGCCATAGAAGATGCCGCGTCGGACGGGCGGGAGCGAGCCGCCGATGAAGAACCCCACGATCAGGACCAGGAGCCCCATGAACTGAACGGCGAGCTCCCAGAAGTCCGGTTCGTCCTCCTCCCCGGGATGGCCCGAGCAGGTACCGCAGCACCCCCCGCATCCGTGTCCTTCGTGTCCGTGCCCATGAGAGCCGTGCTCATGGGGTTCGTCATGACCGTGACGGTGACCGCAGCGGCAGGCGTCCCCACAGGAATCTTCGTCTTGGTGATGTTCGTGATGTCCGCAGCAGCCTCCCTCATGCTCGTGCTCGTGCTCGTGCTCATGTTCATGCTCGTGCCCGTGTTCTCCGCAGGGAATGCCGTCCCCCGACTCGAGTTTCATCTCCGCACCGCTCATGGCTTCGCCCTCCAATCCGCATTCCAATATTTCAACCATATTCCAATATTTCAACCATATTCCAATATTTCAACTATATTCCAGTATTCCAATGGTCCGCGCCCCACGGGTCTTTGCGCTTCGGCAGGGCCAGCGCGCGGGACGTGGGAGATCACACCAGGCGGGAGAACTGCTCCAGGGCCCCGGAGAGGCGGTCCAGAACCTCGTCGCCGTTGCCCTGCTGGATGCCGTCCAGAACGCAGTGGTGCAGGTGTCCCTCCAGGACGTACTGCCCCACCTTGTGCAGGGCCGCCTTGACCGATCCGATCTGGATGAGGATGTCCTCGCAGGGCTTGTCCTCCTCCACCATCCGCACGAGCCCGCGCACCTGCCCCTCGATCCTCCTGAGCCGGCGAACGATGTCCTTCTCATCGATGCACTGCAGCATGAGTGCTCCTCGCCCCCTCCAATACCCCTATGGGGTATCTATATACCCTACCAGGGTATATCTTTTTCGGGAAATGTCAAGAAAAAGTGTAAGATTTTTCCTGTGGGCGGAAATTGCCATCGCCCGGCCGCCGCCGGGCGGAGGGCGGTATAATATGAAAAGTATGGGGAAGTGCGGGTCTGGACCGCTCCTTCGATTTTGACTTCGTTATGGGGGGACGAATATGCCGCTCCAGGATTTTTCGAGGGCCGAGGCGGCGGCGCTTCTGCCGGGCCGTCCGGCCAACATGCACAAGGGGAACCGCGGGCGGCTGCTCGTCGTGGGTGGTTCCGACCGTTATCCGGGGGCTCCCGCGCTGTCCGCCCTGGCGGCGCTGCGCAGCGGAAGCGGGGTTGTCAGCCTGCTCTCGTCCTCTGCGGTGTGCGCTGCCTGCGCGGCGCGGCTCCCTGAGGTCGTCTATCTGCCGGACGGGGGGGACTGGACCCGGACGGCCCTGAACGAGGCCCCGTCCCTTGCTGCCGCTGTCGTAGGGCCGGGGCTGGGGCGCGCCGCCGAGTCCCTGAGCGTGGTTCGGGATCTCTGGGTCCGATGGCCCAAGCCCCTTCTGGTGGATGGCGACGGCCTGTTTGCCCTGTCCGGCGTCGCGGTCGAGGCCTGTTTTTCCCGGGGCGACGCGGTGTTGACCCCCCATGAGGGGGAGGCTGCCCGCCTTTTGGGGATCTCGTCGGATGCCGTGCGAGGCGATCGCCTGAGTGCGGCGCGGCGCTTGGCCGAACGTTGGGGCTGCGTGCTGCTCAAGGGGAACCCCACGATTGTGGCCTGGCGCGGGGGGGAGATGGTCCGCCGTTTGAGCTGGGGCGGGCCGGAGCTCTCCGTCCCGGGCTCGGGCGATGTGCTCTCCGGCTGTATCGGGGCCTTCCTGGCGATGGGGCTTGCAGCGCGGGACGCGGCGCTGTTGGGTGCATCCCTGCACGGCATGGCGGGGGCACGCCTGCGCTCCGGAGGCGTGGACGGCGTGCTGGCCTCCGAGATTGCGGACGCCCTGCGCCCCGCGATAGAGGCGCTGCGCTCATGAGGCGCCGGCGGGTGGACTGGGACGAGGAGATCCGGAAGACGGACCGCATCCGGAGGAGAGGGTTCGCCCTGAGCGCCTTGAGCCTCGTTGTGGCCCTGGGGGTCATCTTCGGGGTGGGACGGATGGGCGGCGTCGACGTCTCCGTTCCGCGCAAGGTCGTCGCGATCGCCTGTCTGGTCCTTGGCGTCTTCCTGTTCCGCGTCGTCCTGAGGCGGCGCGAGCGGCTGAGGCTGGAGCGCGAGGAGAGGGAATTCAAGAAGAGGGAAACCGAGGAGTGGGAATCTTGAGGACGGCGTTTCGGATCCTCTCCCGGTCCGAGGCGGCGACGCGGTGCCTTGGGCGGGTCCTGGGGATGGCCCTGCTGCCCGGCGTGACCGTCCTGCTCTCGGGGGATCTGGGGGCCGGCAAGACCGCCTTCGTCAAGGGGGTGGGGGACGCGCTGGGCGTTGCCGGCGTGTGCAGTCCGTCCTTTACCCTGATCAACGAGTACCGCACGAAGCGCTTCCTCCTGGCCCATGCGGACCTCTACCGTCTGGACCCCGGGGGGGTGGACGAGCTGGGCCTGGAGGAGTACGCCGGGGCCGAGGATGCTGTGTTGATGGTGGAGTGGCCGGAGCGCTGGCGCTTTCCGCCGGGGACGGAGGTGCTGGACGTGACGCTGGGCGTGCGGGGGGAGGAGGAACGCGTGTTCGAGGTTCGCTCCGCCGGGGAGCGGGCGGATAAGGCGGCGGACGCCCTGCTCGCCGGTGCGAAGGACTGCCCCGACGCGGAGCTTCTGTGAAGGCTCGGAGGAATCCCTCAATACTCGGAGGAACCCCCTCCATTAAGGAAATGAATGAAGGAAATGAATGATGATGTGATGCTGGTCCTGGATTGCAGCCTGCGCCTCACCGGTGCGGCCGTCGTTCGGCGCGGCGAGGT from uncultured Fretibacterium sp. includes:
- a CDS encoding amino acid racemase, whose amino-acid sequence is MLSKPEKKLGILGGMGPAAAAEFLRLLAAGAPARNDAEHPYLMMLSDPDIPDRTAGILGAGPDPLPAMRRDLLRLAEWGADLLVVPCNTAHHFIDRLRADLSVPLVHIVEATLDAARRRSPRGAWLLSTTGTRACGIYPACAERRGYRFLHPSEEQQGRVQRCLCLVKAGETAEAAGLMHGVAEELWREKDMPIVTACTELPLAYAAAGLPAEREVSSLQALCDACLDVLYERGGEGV
- a CDS encoding flavodoxin domain-containing protein, which gives rise to MEAKIAIVYVSTHHGNTKKVVEAMAEERACDLYPADRAKDVDFSRYDVIGFASGVYFQSLSPAIVQLAKDIELDAHQRTFIVYTAGIDFKNYAVSVERILREKAGTYVGRYACRGYDTWGPFGLFGGIGRKHPTDKELLKAREFIKAL
- a CDS encoding MATE family efflux transporter, which translates into the protein MMRDVEALGHEPMGKLLLRLSTPSVVGMMVQSLYNVVDAFFVGRSVGPHGIAAVFSAFPIQIVVMAFALLMGSGGVSLISRSLGARDVDRAERALGTITSVSLILGAIMAGVIVLLAEPLVRVLGASESIVRDSIAYVRIVGISIPAFSYSIVSNNAARGEGNARLAMVTMLISGLMNVFLDALLIFNLGMGVVGAAWATAISQTLGAVWLAWYYLSGKSVLRLRADCLRPQLRLLAEIVRVGMSAFFNQIGIALTIGFLNNTFARYGGDAGMAAYGIIQRTNSLIVMPILGMNQGMVPIVGYNWGAGDLRRVWQALKLSALTATAICCLGSCVLLLFPDRLFAIFSDDPELIAQGVTGARFIAFGIVFAGFQILFSGFYQGIGRGVPSLCFSVLRQFLLIIPLVWSLSGLFGLKGAWCAFPITDTVAFLLASLYFRINGRRLLGH
- a CDS encoding heavy metal translocating P-type ATPase, with the protein product MGLLVLIVGFFIGGSLPPVRRGIFYGVPWLLCGMPVLYHGWSSLRRGRFFNEFTLMGGASLAAIGLGELPEALAVMVLYQLGEWLQGRAAGRSRRSVRALLAEKPKVAHVLDGDDVEDLAPEAVTTGMRVVVRPGEKIPVDGTVVSGESQVDTAPITGESVPVRTVVGSRVYGGTVCLDGSLVLEASGPFESSEIARVLDMVERAAANKSPVERFITRFAAWYTPAIFGVALLTLLVPPLVLEGGWREWFYRSLVVLMVSCPCALVISVPLGYFGGIGAASRRGILVKGGSVLDAMSGIAAVAFDKTGTLTEGVFKVTVVRPAKGVAEEELREGARVAEALSGHPLARSVREAFGTVNPRGIEATEAAGKGVRALRNGETFYAGRAEWLRENGVDALEARDDSSGTLIYVGQGKRFLGTVEVSDVIRSDAHRTIKELRDRGIRSYMLTGDRRDTAERVAEKLGMDDFRAELLPEMKVEAFRELTEGRPAAFVGDGVNDAPLLASSHVGIAMGALGSDVAIEAADVVLLNDAPSRVAELAEIARRTRSIVRQNIAGALGAKLLFLVLGFIGSIGLWEAIFADVGVALLAVLNSARAGRGAEGPSE
- a CDS encoding metal-sensing transcriptional repressor; translation: MLQCIDEKDIVRRLRRIEGQVRGLVRMVEEDKPCEDILIQIGSVKAALHKVGQYVLEGHLHHCVLDGIQQGNGDEVLDRLSGALEQFSRLV
- a CDS encoding NAD(P)H-hydrate dehydratase → MPLQDFSRAEAAALLPGRPANMHKGNRGRLLVVGGSDRYPGAPALSALAALRSGSGVVSLLSSSAVCAACAARLPEVVYLPDGGDWTRTALNEAPSLAAAVVGPGLGRAAESLSVVRDLWVRWPKPLLVDGDGLFALSGVAVEACFSRGDAVLTPHEGEAARLLGISSDAVRGDRLSAARRLAERWGCVLLKGNPTIVAWRGGEMVRRLSWGGPELSVPGSGDVLSGCIGAFLAMGLAARDAALLGASLHGMAGARLRSGGVDGVLASEIADALRPAIEALRS
- the tsaE gene encoding tRNA (adenosine(37)-N6)-threonylcarbamoyltransferase complex ATPase subunit type 1 TsaE, with the translated sequence MRTAFRILSRSEAATRCLGRVLGMALLPGVTVLLSGDLGAGKTAFVKGVGDALGVAGVCSPSFTLINEYRTKRFLLAHADLYRLDPGGVDELGLEEYAGAEDAVLMVEWPERWRFPPGTEVLDVTLGVRGEEERVFEVRSAGERADKAADALLAGAKDCPDAELL